One bacterium CG_4_10_14_0_2_um_filter_33_32 genomic window, CTCCAATAATTCCCATCTGCATAATACCCATAGCCACAATGCCTGGCAAAAGAAAATCTACATAGCTCAAATTACGGCTTGATATCGGCTTCTTATCTAAAACAAAAAGGTCAGGAGTATTTGTTATCATATCGCTATATTTATCAAAAACTTGAGTTAGAATAGTCTGACCAACTTGAACGTTACTTGCCTTTCCTTCGTTGTAATATAATTCAAGATTTAAGGGTTTAGATGACTGAGAAATAGGAGGAACCCAGTTAGCAGGGACTTTCAAATCTATATTTTGAGGTGCGGCCATTATCTGTTCGCTAAATTTTTGAGGAACAATTAAAACTAGATCCCTATCTCCTTTTTCCAACGCTTTTTTTTCAGAGTCTTTATCGCCTTCCTTAATTCTTAAAGCATCGATTTTCTTTAATGTATCAACTAGCTGAATCGAGCTTTTATTTTTCGCTTCATCTACAATGCCTAAGTTCACTTTTGCTGCCTCATCAAACTTCATAACCCCGAAAATGCTCATAATCATAATGGGTAAAAACAAACTCCAAAAGATAGCCTGCCTGTCTCTAAAAAAAGCTTTTATCGCATAATAAGTTATATTTTTTGTTGAAATAAGCGCTTTTTTGATATTCATTATATTAAGATTCCCTTAAGCCGTGACCTGTAAGATCTAGGAAAACATCTTCCAGATTGGCTTTTTGTTCAATTACTTTTTTCTCGAACCCTTTACCTAACAATTCCTGAATCAATTTCAAGGGCGTATCTAAAGAAATTATCTTTCCTTGATCCATAATTGCCACTCTGTCACAAAGAACTTCTGCCTCATCCATATAATGAGTGGTAATAATAACAGTTTTGCCTTTCTTTCTAATTTGCTTTATTAGTTCCCAAAGATGCCTTCTCGCCTGTGGGTCCAGACCGGTTATCGGTTCGTCCAAAAAAAGCGCTTTAGGATCATTAACAAGAGCTGAAGCAATTGAAAATCTTTGTTTTTGGCCTCCTGATAATGTATTAATGTAAGATTTTTTCTTGTCTAAAAGCTCAACTTCTTTAAGTAATTCATCAGAATTAACTTCTCTCTCGTATAGATTCCCAAAGAATATTAATAATTCTTCTAAAGTTAAATATTCAAAAAAGGATGAAGCCTGCAACTGAACCCCTATCATCGATTTTACTTTATTTATATCTTCGCTGACATTTATTCCAGCCACCGTAACTTCTCCGCTATCTATCTTTCTTAAACCTTCAATCATCTCTAAGGTTGTAGTCTTACCTGCACCATTAGGGCCTAAGATACCAAAAATCTCTTGGCTTTCTACAAAAAAGCTAATATCATCTACGGCTGTAAAATCGCCGTATTTCTTAGTTAGATTTTTAACCTCAATTATTTTGTTCATAATTAAACCAATAAAAAACGCGGTTATTCTTTGTTAAATTTTATATTATTTTTTTTACAAAGCAACCGCGATTATTAGTTATAAAAAGGTTCACCGGAAATAAATATGTTTTTATTAGAAAAAATAGTGTCGAGATTATTTTTAAATTCTTCTTTTATTAATTCTATAATTTCCATTATCCCTATCCCGCATAATGAATTATTGCAATGAAGCTTTCTTATATCTATACCACAAATCATTATTGCCCTCCCACACTTGACGTAGATAATATTAACTTTATAAATTATATTACCACGTTGATCGTCAATAATTCTTCCTTGAAAATTTACTTCCTTATAAGCAGGATTACTCAATCCTAATCACTCCTTAAATAAATTGATCAAAAAACATTATCTATACAATAAAAGCCTGGAAATAATCTTAATAATCGTCAACAAACCTATAATCATGCTTTCAACTGTTCTTTCGGTTTTTTCGTCCTCTATAATTGCTTGTTTATTCCCTTCGGTAAAAGCTTTATATAGAGCAAGCTTTTTATCCTGAGGGGTCTTCTTTAATGCACTAATTTGCTCAGAAGAAAAATTATAAGGATTATTTTCTTCCCTTTGAAGCATGAAGGAAGTTGGAGAAGCAGAAATTACAGGAGTCATTAAAAAATTTCCTATTCTGCCCAATGTTTCCATAGATGACGATCCCTTAAACTCCGCTTCTATTAAAGACTTTATTTTAGAATCTATCCCCTTGGTTGATTGTTTCATCCTATTCTTAAATCGTAATAATTCACCCTTATTAAGCCAAATACCGCTACATTTTGCACACCTATCAATCTGAATATCTTTAGGTATATTTGGATCATTAAATTCTTCTAACTTTGTATGATCTTTTGGACAATAAAGATTAGAATTTATTGGCATTTTATTTGCTAATAATACTTCGTTAACATTATCAATTTGCTGAGCTTCACTGGAAGATATCTGGTACAACTCAAATTGATCAAACCAAATACCGCCGCAATTTGGACATTGATCGATTAGTACAAAAAGTCCTGGGTTTGCACTATTAGCTTGAACTGTCTTAAATTGTGTTTTGCAATTTGGACAAAACATAATTTTATTGATTTAGATACCATAGGACATCAGCAGCATCTTTAAAGCTATCCCCCTCTCCTCTTGTATGACCTGCTGATAATGCTCGCACTCAACGCAAGTCTTATATTTTTTTGCGAAAGTCCCCTGAATTACCCCATTGCACATTGTTCCAGCAATCGCCCAACAATCCCTGCCTCCATTAAACCCGCTATTCATACCATTAGCTTTTTTCTCAATTGACGCCGGACATGTCCCAAATTCATTTTCATTCGTTCCGCCTGGCTCTCGACCGCATTTTTTAATTTCCCAACAATTTTTTTTGTTCTCCATCAATCTCTCCTAACTATATATTAATCTATTAGATATAAACAAAATTTTCTTTAATTACAAAGATCATCAGGTTTCTCGAAAGAAGGATTACCGTGTTTAACCCATTGGCCATCAACACATATCCAATTATCCTCACCGCTTAAAAATCTTATCCCAACTATAACTATAACTATAATTAAAATAATAATTGAGAGCAAAACTTTTTTCATAATAAACATTTGATTAATGAGAAAGTATTATACTATTATAACTTTTCTTTTTCTATATATTTAGCAAATAACCGTAATCCTTAAGCCATTTTTTGCTTCTTTTGCAGCCGGGCGAAAATTCTTCCATTTTTTTCCAAAATTTCTTTGAATGATTCATTTCTAAAATATGGACTAATTCGTGAATAACAACATAATCGATGATTTCCAAAGGTGCCAT contains:
- a CDS encoding ABC transporter ATP-binding protein, translated to MNKIIEVKNLTKKYGDFTAVDDISFFVESQEIFGILGPNGAGKTTTLEMIEGLRKIDSGEVTVAGINVSEDINKVKSMIGVQLQASSFFEYLTLEELLIFFGNLYEREVNSDELLKEVELLDKKKSYINTLSGGQKQRFSIASALVNDPKALFLDEPITGLDPQARRHLWELIKQIRKKGKTVIITTHYMDEAEVLCDRVAIMDQGKIISLDTPLKLIQELLGKGFEKKVIEQKANLEDVFLDLTGHGLRES